Proteins encoded together in one Triticum dicoccoides isolate Atlit2015 ecotype Zavitan chromosome 7B, WEW_v2.0, whole genome shotgun sequence window:
- the LOC119339565 gene encoding basic leucine zipper 23-like, whose amino-acid sequence MDDGDLDFSSMSMGSYFDDVLGGAAEHLACCTHTHTCNPPAHHVPHTHTCHHVHSKFAASASSDAGAETPAEFEDAHATSRSKKRRPSGNRAAVRKYREKKKEHTGVLQEEAARLRAMNEQLAKKVQDHAALEAEAARLRCLLVDVSGRIEGEIGSFPYQRRPAKGDGPGSAGPVMMSSCGLVRTCEQPPLCFHH is encoded by the coding sequence ATGGACGACGGGGACCTGGACTTCTCCTCCATGTCCATGGGCAGCTACTTCGACGACGTGCTCGGGGGCGCGGCGGAGCACCTCGCGTGCTGCACCCACACCCACACCTGCAACCCGCCCGCCCACCACGTCCCCCACACCCACACCTGCCACCACGTCCACTCCAAgttcgccgcctccgcctcctccgacgCTGGCGCCGAGACCCCAGCCGAGTTCGAGGACGCCCACGCCACCTCCCGGAGCAAGAAGCGCCGCCCCTCGGGCAACCGAGCGGCCGTGCGCAAGTACCgcgagaagaagaaggagcacACGGGGGTGCTGCAGGAGGAGGCGGCCCGTCTCAGGGCTATGAACGAGCAGCTCGCCAAGAAGGTCCAGGACCACGCCGCACTGGAGGCCGAGGCGGCCAGGCTCCGCTGCCTGCTCGTCGACGTCAGCGGCAGGATCGAAGGGGAGATCGGCTCCTTCCCTTACCAGCGGCGGCCGGCCAAGGGCGACGGCCCGGGCTCTGCTGGCCCGGTCATGATGAGCTCATGTGGCTTGGTACGAACCTGTGAACAGCCTCCTCTTTGTTTTCATCATTAG